In a single window of the Marinobacter bohaiensis genome:
- a CDS encoding RHS repeat-associated core domain-containing protein, translating into MSIAPRMGRSAPSNGHQDVTKPDINALTRELRESVVRNYDDWKDDWFKSVFLSHEQVLEVNGESTSEGADEDEVVSATVAPCQAQRTLKIAHFHENVKKTPIPSTRFEVQEKDEGWVFDSWETVASGTTDANGLAEVTVSPGKEYRVVLSPDISSADMDTLYSSYDGFIESCCGVLQQAWDGGINSRWENYLALPEDQRSDAVYASAVNGVVDGFSGVVDDLKRIYDVICGMLDYDFSDMPDDLASQFEKLKEADDAYLKACLVANDEIFLFIVLYTVRQYFRLLTPTQLAEVAGELVGQILFDVVVGLLITGGLGLATKYGARVGSKAAARVVGRAESDAVDNLSLGDFMASLANGFQIYMDDVGTNHRRLQFAGDGNLSPSGTVTGGALQRQHPAYASVASDDRAAALEATHQRSATVSERDTDSAGPNEDSPSSTDQGDATQDIESTAHCGDPVSTVTGEEVLELVDARLEGPLPFEFKRVYRSGSSDRQLHMGYGWRHSLNHSLTFDRDGITWHDHEGKNTRLPSLDLAPFASNAQAGMAAWRDGNTIVACAGEKAPRYHFERHGDTGRLVRISDRYGNALRIDHDMHGRVQRIISGADQALAFEYQDERLVQVDLLHRELTHDGPAWSVLQTAHRYVYDDAGDLAEATNAAGDTERYAFDNHMLTRRTLASGYSFHLVWDEATPKGRCVHQWGDSPEVDTRFAWDDEKHTCTVTYADGSEEHWQYDGAAQLQTKIDPDGAEHLNEYDDQGRLTASIDPLGAKTTYSYDDSGRLMSKVGPDDQPIQFAYKQGRIASIHRRGQTWQFAYTAEGDLARETDPKGRVTAYHYNRQGQLSQVELPDGRFHTWQWNDKGQLLEERTPTGAVEKYRYDAFGRLLARKDARGAITQYVHDSLGRVIEERLSGNRSRRYAYNSFGKVTRFTDEQGRETRYEYDRNLHLLSRRINPDGSELRYRYDHHRFLLTQIENERGETYRIDYYPNGLVRQETAFDGRRTGYSYDLNGLLLEKTEYGTGDEALQTTVYERDPLGQLSKKILPDGREIAYAYNPDGQLTGVDDGHWPLAFQYDEQGLLRTEHQGWATLQYHYDDVDRLTGLTLPDGQTLGYERDAAGLLAGINLNSAVLTRHRLSSTGEEMERQQGALFSAYEYDDEGRLTQHRLHQQKAQGILQQRDYRYDTSGNLQSISDSRKGLREYVYDPRDRLTGVRGDVYERLVHDPAGNLLEQTESAAGPAQANVQGNRLTMHGDCHYEYDDFGNLIAERRGKDQKLVTSYRYDCEHRLVEVTRPDGLSFRYEYDAFGRRIAKESDHQRTEFVWQGDRLIAEETSEHYRTYLYEPDSFRPLALSEGYGPEHSRVYYYQLDHLGTPQEMTDANGQLVWSATYRAYGNVLRQDVTVVDNPLRFQGQYYDPETGLHYNRHRYYNPANGRFMTPDPIGLAGGLNNYQYVPNPTGWVDPLGLACEKGSCPAGQRPSLPRVDLDHIRGEINQSKWIPKLKTRMPSATGGHYTNPNLRVLEELTPRNSAGVYEARIEIFDPTSQTWVPKLNPKGKLGKSTMFPDDWNEDRIATEIQQAYQKAGSPTSGKWLGQSSSGLKIEGYADDSNRPFEIRTAWPVLE; encoded by the coding sequence ATGAGCATTGCGCCAAGGATGGGACGGTCTGCTCCCAGCAACGGTCACCAGGACGTCACCAAACCCGATATCAACGCGCTGACCCGCGAGCTAAGGGAATCCGTTGTCCGCAACTACGATGACTGGAAAGACGACTGGTTCAAATCCGTATTCCTGAGCCACGAGCAGGTGCTGGAAGTGAACGGCGAAAGTACCAGCGAGGGCGCTGATGAAGACGAAGTGGTATCAGCCACCGTCGCCCCCTGTCAGGCGCAGCGCACGCTGAAAATCGCCCATTTCCACGAAAACGTAAAGAAGACACCGATTCCCAGTACTCGGTTTGAGGTTCAGGAAAAGGACGAAGGCTGGGTCTTTGACAGTTGGGAAACCGTGGCTTCCGGTACTACCGATGCCAATGGACTGGCGGAGGTCACCGTAAGCCCCGGTAAAGAATACCGCGTGGTCCTGTCCCCAGACATCTCCAGCGCCGACATGGACACGCTATACAGCAGCTACGACGGCTTCATCGAATCCTGCTGCGGTGTCCTGCAACAGGCCTGGGACGGTGGTATCAACAGCCGCTGGGAAAACTACCTAGCCCTTCCTGAAGATCAGCGCTCCGACGCCGTCTACGCCAGCGCTGTTAACGGCGTGGTGGACGGCTTCAGTGGCGTCGTCGACGATCTGAAGCGCATCTACGACGTGATCTGCGGGATGCTGGATTACGATTTCTCGGATATGCCGGACGATCTCGCATCACAGTTCGAGAAACTGAAAGAGGCCGACGACGCCTATCTCAAAGCCTGCCTGGTGGCCAACGACGAGATTTTCCTGTTCATCGTCCTGTACACCGTTCGCCAGTACTTCCGGTTGTTGACGCCCACACAGCTGGCTGAAGTGGCTGGCGAGCTGGTCGGTCAGATCCTGTTCGACGTCGTCGTGGGACTGCTCATCACCGGCGGCCTCGGCCTGGCTACCAAGTACGGTGCCCGCGTGGGCTCCAAAGCCGCCGCACGTGTTGTTGGCCGCGCCGAGTCCGATGCCGTCGACAACCTGAGTCTGGGCGACTTCATGGCCAGTCTGGCCAACGGTTTCCAGATCTACATGGACGACGTCGGCACCAACCACCGGCGCCTGCAGTTTGCCGGCGATGGTAACCTATCCCCATCGGGTACCGTCACCGGCGGCGCCTTGCAGCGCCAGCACCCAGCCTACGCCTCGGTGGCCAGTGACGACCGCGCCGCAGCGCTGGAAGCCACCCACCAACGCAGCGCCACGGTATCCGAGCGCGACACCGATTCGGCCGGCCCCAACGAAGACTCTCCGTCATCAACCGATCAGGGCGACGCCACCCAGGACATCGAATCGACCGCGCATTGCGGCGATCCGGTCAGCACCGTCACCGGCGAGGAAGTCCTGGAACTGGTGGACGCCCGCCTGGAAGGCCCGCTGCCGTTCGAGTTCAAGCGGGTCTACCGCTCCGGCTCCAGCGACCGCCAACTCCACATGGGCTACGGCTGGCGCCACAGCCTCAACCACAGCCTGACGTTCGACCGCGACGGCATCACCTGGCACGACCACGAAGGCAAGAACACCCGCCTGCCGTCGCTGGACTTGGCACCGTTCGCCAGCAACGCCCAGGCCGGCATGGCCGCCTGGCGCGACGGCAACACCATTGTCGCCTGCGCCGGCGAAAAAGCGCCGCGCTATCACTTCGAACGCCACGGCGACACCGGGCGGCTGGTGCGCATCAGCGACCGCTACGGCAACGCGCTGCGCATCGACCATGACATGCACGGCCGCGTGCAGCGGATCATCAGCGGAGCGGACCAGGCGCTGGCCTTCGAGTACCAGGACGAGCGACTGGTGCAGGTGGACCTGCTGCACCGCGAGCTGACCCACGACGGCCCGGCCTGGAGCGTGCTGCAAACGGCGCACCGATACGTCTACGACGACGCCGGCGACCTGGCGGAAGCCACCAACGCCGCCGGCGACACCGAACGCTATGCCTTCGACAACCACATGCTCACCCGGCGGACGCTGGCCAGCGGCTACAGCTTCCACCTGGTCTGGGACGAGGCCACGCCCAAGGGCCGCTGTGTGCACCAGTGGGGCGACAGCCCGGAAGTGGATACCCGCTTCGCCTGGGACGACGAGAAACACACCTGCACCGTCACCTACGCCGACGGCAGCGAAGAGCACTGGCAGTACGACGGGGCCGCCCAGTTGCAGACCAAGATCGACCCGGACGGCGCCGAGCACCTCAACGAATACGACGACCAGGGCCGCCTGACCGCCAGTATCGATCCGCTGGGCGCGAAAACCACCTACAGCTACGACGACAGCGGCCGCCTGATGAGCAAGGTGGGCCCGGACGATCAGCCGATCCAGTTCGCCTACAAACAGGGCCGGATCGCCAGCATTCACCGCCGCGGCCAGACCTGGCAGTTTGCCTACACCGCCGAAGGCGACCTGGCCCGGGAGACCGATCCCAAGGGCCGCGTCACCGCTTACCACTACAACCGGCAAGGCCAGCTCAGCCAGGTCGAATTGCCGGACGGCCGCTTCCACACCTGGCAGTGGAACGACAAGGGCCAACTGCTGGAAGAGCGCACACCCACCGGCGCCGTCGAGAAATACCGCTACGATGCCTTCGGCCGATTGCTCGCCCGCAAGGACGCCCGGGGCGCCATCACCCAGTACGTGCACGATTCGCTGGGGCGGGTGATCGAGGAACGTCTGTCCGGCAATCGTTCGCGTCGCTACGCCTACAACAGCTTCGGCAAGGTGACCCGGTTTACCGATGAGCAGGGCCGCGAGACCCGCTACGAGTACGATCGCAACCTGCACCTGCTGTCCCGTCGCATCAACCCGGACGGCAGCGAGCTCAGGTACCGCTACGATCACCACCGGTTCCTGCTGACCCAGATCGAGAACGAGCGCGGCGAAACCTACCGCATCGACTACTACCCGAACGGCCTGGTACGACAGGAAACCGCCTTCGACGGTCGCCGTACCGGCTACAGCTACGACCTCAACGGCCTCCTGCTGGAGAAGACCGAATACGGCACCGGCGACGAAGCACTGCAAACCACCGTCTACGAGCGCGACCCGCTGGGCCAGCTCAGCAAGAAGATCCTGCCAGACGGTCGCGAGATCGCCTACGCCTACAACCCCGACGGCCAGCTCACCGGCGTCGACGACGGCCACTGGCCGCTGGCGTTCCAGTACGACGAACAGGGCCTGCTGCGCACCGAACACCAGGGCTGGGCGACGTTGCAGTACCACTACGACGACGTCGACCGCCTGACCGGCCTCACCCTGCCCGACGGTCAGACGCTGGGTTACGAGCGGGATGCCGCCGGCCTGCTGGCAGGCATCAACCTGAACAGCGCCGTGCTCACGCGCCACCGCCTGTCGTCCACCGGCGAGGAAATGGAGCGCCAGCAGGGCGCCCTGTTCAGCGCTTACGAATACGACGACGAAGGCCGCCTGACCCAGCACCGCCTGCACCAGCAGAAAGCCCAGGGCATTCTCCAGCAGCGCGACTACCGCTACGACACCAGCGGCAACCTGCAGTCGATCAGCGACAGCCGCAAAGGCCTGCGGGAATACGTCTACGACCCGCGCGACCGCCTCACCGGCGTGCGCGGCGACGTCTACGAACGCCTGGTACACGACCCCGCCGGCAACCTGCTGGAACAGACGGAGAGCGCCGCCGGCCCGGCCCAGGCCAACGTGCAGGGCAACCGCCTGACCATGCATGGCGACTGCCATTACGAGTACGACGATTTCGGCAACCTGATCGCCGAACGGCGCGGCAAAGACCAGAAACTGGTCACCTCCTACCGCTACGACTGCGAACACCGGCTGGTGGAAGTCACCCGCCCGGACGGCCTCAGCTTCCGCTACGAGTACGACGCCTTCGGCCGCCGCATCGCCAAGGAAAGCGACCACCAGCGCACCGAATTCGTCTGGCAGGGCGACCGCCTGATCGCCGAGGAAACCAGCGAACACTACCGCACCTACCTGTACGAGCCGGACAGCTTCCGCCCGCTGGCCCTGTCAGAGGGCTACGGCCCGGAACACAGCCGCGTCTACTACTACCAGCTCGACCACCTGGGCACGCCCCAGGAAATGACCGACGCCAACGGCCAGCTAGTCTGGTCCGCCACCTACCGCGCCTACGGCAACGTGCTCCGACAAGACGTGACGGTGGTCGACAACCCGCTGCGCTTCCAGGGCCAGTATTACGATCCCGAAACTGGCCTGCACTACAACCGCCACCGGTATTACAATCCCGCTAACGGGCGCTTTATGACACCCGATCCGATTGGGTTGGCGGGTGGTTTGAACAACTACCAGTACGTGCCGAATCCGACCGGGTGGGTGGATCCGTTGGGGTTGGCTTGTGAGAAGGGGAGTTGTCCTGCAGGACAGCGTCCGTCACTGCCAAGAGTTGATCTCGACCATATACGTGGTGAAATCAACCAATCTAAGTGGATTCCCAAACTAAAAACCCGAATGCCCAGCGCGACAGGTGGCCACTATACAAATCCTAATCTAAGGGTCTTAGAGGAACTCACTCCCAGAAACTCCGCTGGAGTTTATGAAGCTAGGATCGAAATATTCGATCCCACGTCGCAAACTTGGGTTCCAAAGTTAAACCCTAAAGGGAAACTAGGAAAATCGACCATGTTCCCGGATGATTGGAACGAGGATCGTATCGCTACTGAGATTCAGCAGGCATATCAAAAGGCAGGGTCACCAACATCTGGAAAATGGCTTGGCCAATCCTCTTCCGGTCTAAAAATAGAGGGCTACGCTGATGATTCGAACCGTCCATTTGAAATACGTACGGCTTGGCCAGTACTTGAGTAA
- a CDS encoding glutathione S-transferase family protein: MKIFETRTAPNPRRVRMFLAEKDLLDGVEFVQIDLQKGENLTPEFAAMNPMKKVPVMELDDGTCIAETMAICRYFEELHPDRTPLLGEGALGRAQVEQWLRWIELFFFLPTGMCFQHTTGYFKDRMNPVREWGEECGRNVSKFFHFLNKHLEGREYICGDQFTAADINAFTTVDFNKVNDIRIQPDQTHLRAWYDRIKARPSAAA, translated from the coding sequence ATGAAGATTTTCGAGACCAGAACGGCACCCAACCCGCGCCGCGTTCGCATGTTCCTGGCGGAGAAAGACCTGCTGGACGGCGTCGAGTTCGTGCAGATCGACCTGCAAAAGGGCGAGAACCTGACGCCTGAATTCGCCGCCATGAACCCGATGAAGAAGGTGCCCGTCATGGAACTGGACGACGGCACCTGCATTGCCGAGACCATGGCCATCTGCCGCTATTTCGAGGAGCTGCATCCCGACCGCACGCCGTTGCTGGGGGAGGGCGCGCTGGGCCGGGCGCAGGTGGAGCAATGGCTGCGCTGGATCGAGCTCTTTTTCTTCCTGCCCACTGGCATGTGCTTCCAGCACACCACCGGCTACTTCAAGGATCGCATGAACCCGGTCAGGGAGTGGGGGGAGGAGTGCGGCAGGAACGTGTCCAAGTTCTTCCACTTCCTCAACAAACATCTGGAAGGGCGTGAGTACATCTGCGGCGACCAGTTTACCGCAGCGGACATCAACGCCTTCACCACCGTCGATTTCAACAAGGTGAACGACATCCGCATCCAGCCGGATCAGACGCACCTGCGCGCCTGGTACGACCGCATCAAGGCACGGCCTTCGGCGGCGGCCTGA
- a CDS encoding DUF4123 domain-containing protein: MSDRSGVKAGLDALLETRGPSDNLYLVLSGTSECQPVRHHFSQDGANALPLYMGTPYAGWQEVMPYLAAITPDSQFLEWIKTEADADWGWAALSSAYMDRVFSHLRSLTQITLASGKDVFFRYWDARFLGPIIDQLDPNQQASLMGPVTAWADAHGQLRQTPPARLETEAKPFPWFHLPASVEKGLAANSRDQLVDNALTALEKLEPSPIAPYPKPVARQKVARQLRRLLGDAPVSELDSATFKTLRDRLRHEAGRHG, from the coding sequence ATGTCTGATCGTTCCGGCGTCAAGGCCGGCCTGGACGCCCTGCTGGAAACCCGCGGTCCCAGCGACAACCTGTACCTCGTGCTGAGTGGTACCAGCGAGTGCCAGCCCGTGCGGCACCACTTCAGCCAGGACGGCGCCAATGCCCTGCCCCTGTATATGGGCACGCCCTACGCGGGTTGGCAGGAAGTCATGCCCTATCTGGCGGCGATCACTCCGGACAGCCAATTCCTGGAATGGATCAAAACCGAGGCGGACGCCGACTGGGGCTGGGCGGCGCTTTCCAGCGCCTACATGGACCGCGTTTTCAGCCACCTGCGCAGCCTCACCCAGATCACCCTGGCCTCCGGCAAGGACGTCTTTTTCCGTTACTGGGACGCCCGCTTCCTCGGCCCGATCATCGACCAGCTGGATCCGAACCAGCAGGCCAGCCTGATGGGCCCAGTCACAGCCTGGGCCGATGCGCATGGCCAGTTGCGCCAGACGCCGCCGGCCCGGCTCGAAACAGAAGCCAAGCCTTTTCCCTGGTTCCATCTGCCCGCTTCGGTGGAAAAGGGCCTCGCGGCCAACAGCCGCGACCAGCTTGTGGACAACGCCCTGACGGCCCTTGAGAAGCTCGAGCCCTCACCCATCGCCCCCTATCCCAAGCCGGTGGCCCGCCAGAAGGTAGCCAGGCAGCTGCGCCGGTTGCTGGGAGACGCGCCGGTGAGCGAACTGGACAGCGCCACATTCAAGACATTGCGAGATCGCCTCCGGCACGAAGCCGGGCGACACGGATGA
- a CDS encoding DUF4202 domain-containing protein, whose amino-acid sequence MDESASLTCALQAIDQANRADPNVETVDDQDLPREYAYSQHMTRWLFELEPNPSPRMQIACRAQHIERWTRPRADYPEGRKGYYQWRQDCGRFHGERAASIMADCGFPADECERVATILTKRELRNDPDTQLLEDVACMVFLERYFADFYDKKDDYDREKWLRIVRRTWGKMSPRGHEAALKLAGGLPEHLQALLQEALAEPGA is encoded by the coding sequence ATGGATGAATCCGCTTCCCTGACCTGCGCCCTGCAAGCCATCGACCAGGCCAATCGCGCCGACCCGAACGTGGAGACGGTCGATGACCAGGACCTGCCCCGGGAATACGCCTACAGCCAGCACATGACCCGCTGGCTGTTCGAGCTGGAGCCAAACCCGTCGCCACGGATGCAGATCGCCTGTCGCGCCCAGCACATTGAACGCTGGACCCGCCCGCGCGCCGACTACCCCGAAGGCCGCAAGGGCTACTACCAGTGGCGCCAGGACTGCGGCCGCTTCCACGGCGAGCGCGCGGCGTCGATCATGGCCGATTGCGGCTTCCCCGCCGACGAATGCGAGCGCGTTGCCACCATCCTCACCAAGCGTGAACTGCGCAACGACCCCGACACCCAGCTGCTGGAAGACGTGGCCTGCATGGTGTTCCTGGAGCGCTACTTCGCGGATTTCTACGACAAAAAGGACGACTACGACCGCGAGAAGTGGCTGCGCATCGTGCGCCGCACCTGGGGCAAGATGTCGCCCCGGGGGCATGAGGCGGCGCTGAAGCTGGCCGGTGGGTTACCGGAGCACTTGCAGGCCCTGCTTCAGGAAGCCCTTGCGGAGCCGGGAGCCTGA
- a CDS encoding tannase/feruloyl esterase family alpha/beta hydrolase: MNKMNSHRTAGFILGPLVGVSLVLGGCVLDDDSSDADQASNDCAALEGMTIAASDIGLATGGATVTSASQVAAADASAGVDYCLVVGEIHPETESEVIHEGTADEVEVATPDINFNVALPADWNYKTLQYGGGGFDGTIPSVDRASENGIESALARGYTTLGSDSGHASPAIGGDPNELWNSEALRNFGREQIKKTHDAASAIVRAYYQTSPDHSYFMGGSQGGHEALIAAQFYPDDYDGVIAGYPAYNPEAMHLGAMDYGKTLYNARTAGVNGYSYDADAGDGWISRTQTRALSQYIVDACENDSLAANGGEALDGAADGMVSDAGACRQLLQDQGYDLLAHDATNPMRCAGGAHTSTDHAVSDEETCLSDPQIETLARITSRYNLPTGLVLDGGVRSYGHWPMLDGIWIAEDESKNLGNQEDFGSEWDAYDAFQASFPSQDQYNIITQSAYTQPSDILQDFDPANWIDRITTLSGWIDTSSVDYSTFRSQGGKLIHYHGAADVSITPYNSIDLYLRMIGQFSDNTDYLGTNPFWGTDDATTNMAVSQNDESSITIDEGVVNDFYSFYLIPGFGHGHGYYTASVDWLTALENWVEQDIAPKDSLVSTDVSGNELGSRPVCHFPYYPAFTSASGTDTTDADNYSCEKLEEYAYLP, from the coding sequence ATGAACAAGATGAATTCCCACCGAACAGCCGGTTTCATTCTGGGCCCGCTCGTCGGCGTATCGCTGGTCCTGGGTGGCTGCGTACTGGACGACGACTCGTCCGACGCCGACCAGGCGAGCAACGATTGCGCCGCGTTGGAAGGCATGACCATCGCCGCTTCCGACATTGGCCTGGCTACCGGGGGCGCCACCGTTACGTCCGCCAGCCAGGTGGCCGCGGCGGACGCCTCGGCGGGTGTGGACTACTGCCTGGTCGTCGGCGAGATCCATCCGGAAACGGAATCGGAAGTGATCCACGAAGGCACGGCCGATGAAGTCGAGGTCGCCACGCCTGACATCAACTTCAACGTCGCGCTGCCGGCGGACTGGAACTACAAGACCCTGCAATACGGCGGTGGCGGCTTTGACGGCACCATCCCCTCTGTCGACCGCGCTTCGGAGAACGGTATCGAGAGCGCCCTGGCCCGGGGCTACACGACGCTCGGCAGCGACAGTGGCCATGCCTCCCCGGCGATTGGCGGCGACCCCAACGAACTCTGGAACAGCGAGGCGCTGCGCAACTTCGGGCGCGAGCAGATCAAGAAAACCCACGATGCGGCTTCGGCCATCGTGCGGGCCTATTACCAGACCTCGCCCGATCACAGCTATTTCATGGGCGGCTCCCAGGGCGGGCACGAGGCTTTGATCGCCGCCCAGTTCTACCCCGATGACTACGACGGCGTCATTGCCGGCTACCCGGCCTACAACCCCGAAGCCATGCACCTGGGCGCCATGGACTACGGCAAGACGCTCTATAACGCCCGGACCGCCGGCGTGAACGGCTACAGTTACGATGCGGACGCCGGTGACGGCTGGATCAGCCGCACCCAGACCCGCGCGCTGTCCCAGTACATTGTCGATGCCTGCGAGAACGACAGCCTGGCTGCGAATGGCGGTGAGGCCCTGGACGGAGCCGCCGACGGCATGGTCAGTGACGCCGGCGCCTGCCGCCAGCTCCTGCAGGATCAGGGCTACGATCTGCTGGCTCATGACGCCACCAACCCGATGCGCTGTGCCGGCGGCGCCCATACCAGCACGGACCACGCCGTGTCCGATGAAGAGACGTGCCTGTCCGATCCCCAGATCGAGACCCTGGCGCGGATCACCTCGCGCTATAACCTGCCCACAGGCCTGGTGCTTGACGGCGGCGTGCGCAGCTACGGTCACTGGCCGATGCTGGACGGGATCTGGATCGCCGAAGACGAATCGAAGAACCTGGGGAATCAGGAAGATTTCGGTTCCGAGTGGGACGCTTACGACGCCTTCCAGGCGAGTTTCCCCTCCCAGGACCAGTACAACATCATCACCCAGAGCGCCTACACCCAGCCCTCCGACATCCTGCAGGACTTCGATCCGGCCAACTGGATCGATCGCATCACCACACTGTCCGGCTGGATCGACACCAGCAGCGTCGACTACTCGACGTTCCGCAGCCAGGGCGGCAAACTCATCCACTATCATGGGGCGGCCGACGTTTCGATCACCCCGTACAACTCCATCGACCTCTACCTGCGCATGATCGGCCAGTTCTCGGACAACACCGATTACCTGGGTACCAATCCCTTCTGGGGCACGGACGACGCCACGACCAACATGGCGGTGTCCCAGAACGACGAGTCGTCGATCACCATCGACGAGGGCGTGGTGAACGACTTCTACAGCTTCTACCTGATCCCCGGCTTCGGCCACGGACACGGCTACTACACTGCCAGCGTCGACTGGCTCACGGCCCTGGAAAACTGGGTGGAGCAGGACATCGCCCCGAAAGACAGCCTGGTGTCCACCGACGTCAGCGGCAACGAACTGGGCAGCCGCCCGGTCTGCCACTTCCCGTACTACCCGGCCTTCACCAGCGCGAGCGGCACCGACACCACCGACGCCGACAACTACAGCTGCGAGAAACTGGAGGAATACGCCTACCTGCCGTAA
- a CDS encoding alpha/beta fold hydrolase: MHWILLRGLTREQAHWGVLPQRLRDSFPGHQFHTVDLPGTGTHFRERSPADIPAIRRAVQRQCSHIPAPFGLIALSMGGMVALDWAQNAPAGEIQQLVLINTSSGFNKPWHRLRPKIWPLLVRLLTLRDVREREAQILALSSNRQFNPATVQRWYSIQIQRPVSAGNAFRQLWAAARFRPAGERPLPDALVLASQRDRIVDWYCSESMAERWHWSLRLHPDAGHDLPLDDPDWVIAEIRRYLESQWVPLDAPPGARQSLGR; the protein is encoded by the coding sequence ATGCACTGGATACTCCTGCGGGGCCTGACCCGGGAGCAGGCGCATTGGGGGGTGTTGCCCCAGCGACTGCGGGACAGCTTCCCCGGACACCAGTTCCACACCGTCGACTTGCCCGGCACCGGCACGCACTTTCGCGAGCGCAGTCCGGCGGATATTCCCGCCATTCGCCGCGCGGTGCAGCGCCAGTGCAGTCATATCCCGGCGCCGTTTGGCCTGATTGCCCTGTCGATGGGCGGCATGGTGGCGCTGGACTGGGCCCAGAATGCACCCGCCGGCGAAATCCAGCAGTTGGTGCTGATCAACACCAGCAGCGGCTTCAACAAGCCGTGGCACCGGTTGCGGCCGAAAATCTGGCCCCTGCTGGTGCGCCTGTTGACCCTGCGTGATGTGCGCGAGCGCGAGGCGCAGATCCTGGCCCTGAGTTCCAACCGTCAGTTCAATCCCGCTACGGTCCAGCGCTGGTACAGCATCCAGATCCAGCGCCCGGTCAGCGCCGGCAACGCCTTCCGCCAACTCTGGGCGGCGGCCCGTTTCCGGCCGGCCGGTGAACGCCCGTTGCCGGATGCGCTGGTGCTCGCCAGCCAGCGGGACCGGATCGTCGACTGGTACTGCAGCGAATCCATGGCCGAGCGTTGGCATTGGAGCTTGCGCCTGCACCCGGATGCCGGGCACGACCTGCCGCTGGACGATCCGGACTGGGTCATCGCGGAAATCCGACGCTATCTGGAAAGTCAGTGGGTGCCGCTTGACGCTCCGCCGGGGGCGCGGCAGTCTCTGGGACGGTAG